From a single bacterium genomic region:
- the acpP gene encoding acyl carrier protein, giving the protein MTKEEITKKVTEIIVKKLGVTEGEVTPAASYVEDLGADSLDQVELVMEFEDSFSLGEKIPEEEAAKLTTVGSTIEYLVGKLGK; this is encoded by the coding sequence ATGACAAAAGAAGAAATTACCAAAAAGGTCACCGAGATCATAGTTAAGAAATTAGGCGTGACCGAAGGCGAAGTGACCCCGGCAGCCTCATACGTCGAAGATTTGGGAGCAGATTCGCTTGACCAAGTAGAACTCGTGATGGAATTTGAAGATTCTTTCAGCCTTGGAGAAAAGATCCCGGAAGAAGAAGCAGCCAAATTGACGACGGTCGGTTCGACGATCGAGTATTTGGTTGGTAAACTCGGAAAGTAA